From one Peredibacter starrii genomic stretch:
- a CDS encoding OPT family oligopeptide transporter: MSKDFKPFISHTEKLKEFTLGPILMGVFLGILFGASSLYLALKVGMTVSASIPVAVLSITLFKGISKMFGFRHATILENNMVQTTGSAGESIAFGVAVTMPALLILGYDLDVGRIMTVSILGGLLGVLMMIPLRQALIVKEHGKLIYPEGTACAEVLIVGEKGGSSGKIVFGGFFLGLFYKFFNVGLRLWKDVPERAFSFFKGSAVAAEVSPELLGVGYIIGLRTAAIMMAGGVLSSFVLIPMISLFGGALTEPLFPAKTLIRDMEIHDIWRNYVLYIGAGAVAAGGIISLFQSLPTIIHGAKSGLKSVMGSKGSIESKNRTEDDLPFSFVVIGTILMVLGLWFAPALHINLFSALLIVLFGFLFVTVSSRLTGEIGSSSNPISGMTVATLLLTCLVFLAVGWIGPEHRVGALSIAAVVCIAASNGGTTSQDLKTGYLVGATPRLQQWGLLIGALTSAIVIGYSLILLNDASTVYTKKVPDYTVTDMSLLKEKQKVAGVESVKDQNEYFVLQVTEQSNAEMLGVLSPGKYLVDNAGKVTYLVDPGINGSVNKRDDGTSVTKYEAPKARLMSLIIDGILTQKLPWGLVLLGVALAIVLELCGISALPFAVGVYLPISASTPIFVGGLVRWLVERKTKAPESELEADTGPGVLFSSGLIAGGSIAGILLAVTQIMPGVSDALDFSGKMGGMATSDLFATLVFGGAAVILFAVGRKKPKL; the protein is encoded by the coding sequence ATGAGTAAAGACTTCAAACCGTTTATCTCTCACACTGAAAAGCTTAAGGAATTTACCCTGGGCCCCATTCTCATGGGAGTTTTTTTGGGAATTCTATTTGGTGCTTCATCCCTTTATCTCGCTCTTAAAGTGGGTATGACGGTTTCTGCTTCCATTCCGGTAGCGGTTCTGTCCATCACGCTCTTCAAAGGTATTTCGAAAATGTTTGGTTTTCGTCATGCCACAATTCTTGAAAATAATATGGTTCAAACCACGGGCTCGGCCGGTGAATCCATCGCCTTCGGTGTTGCGGTCACCATGCCGGCCCTTTTAATTTTAGGCTATGATCTTGATGTTGGTCGCATCATGACGGTTTCAATCCTGGGTGGTCTTCTTGGGGTTCTTATGATGATCCCTCTTCGCCAGGCGCTCATTGTGAAGGAACACGGGAAACTCATTTATCCGGAAGGAACGGCCTGTGCGGAAGTACTGATTGTCGGTGAAAAAGGTGGCTCATCTGGAAAAATCGTTTTCGGTGGTTTCTTTTTAGGTCTATTCTACAAATTCTTCAACGTGGGCCTTCGTCTTTGGAAAGACGTTCCTGAAAGAGCATTTAGTTTCTTCAAAGGTTCAGCAGTTGCCGCCGAGGTCTCTCCAGAACTTCTCGGTGTGGGTTACATTATTGGTCTTAGAACCGCTGCCATCATGATGGCCGGTGGTGTTCTATCAAGCTTTGTCCTTATTCCTATGATCTCACTTTTTGGTGGCGCTCTTACAGAACCACTATTCCCGGCAAAAACTCTGATTCGTGATATGGAAATCCACGACATCTGGAGAAACTACGTTCTTTATATCGGAGCTGGTGCGGTTGCGGCCGGAGGGATTATTTCTCTTTTCCAATCACTTCCAACCATCATTCATGGTGCGAAGTCAGGGCTAAAAAGTGTCATGGGTTCAAAAGGTTCAATTGAATCAAAGAACAGAACAGAAGATGATCTTCCTTTTTCATTTGTAGTAATCGGAACAATTCTTATGGTTCTGGGCCTATGGTTTGCGCCTGCCCTTCACATCAATTTATTTTCAGCTCTCCTTATCGTTTTATTCGGCTTTTTATTTGTGACAGTGAGTTCACGTCTTACTGGTGAGATTGGTTCATCTTCAAATCCAATTTCGGGTATGACGGTTGCCACTCTCCTATTGACCTGCCTTGTGTTCTTAGCAGTTGGTTGGATCGGACCTGAACATCGTGTAGGTGCTCTTAGTATTGCGGCAGTTGTTTGTATCGCTGCCTCAAACGGTGGAACAACTTCTCAAGATCTAAAAACCGGATACCTTGTTGGTGCAACTCCTCGTCTTCAGCAATGGGGACTATTGATTGGTGCACTTACTAGTGCTATCGTCATTGGTTATTCGCTTATTCTTCTAAACGATGCTTCGACGGTTTATACGAAGAAAGTTCCTGACTACACTGTGACTGACATGAGTCTTCTAAAAGAGAAGCAAAAAGTTGCGGGTGTTGAAAGTGTTAAAGATCAAAATGAATATTTTGTGCTTCAGGTGACTGAACAATCGAACGCAGAGATGCTTGGTGTTCTTAGTCCTGGAAAATATCTTGTCGATAATGCAGGGAAAGTGACTTATCTCGTGGATCCGGGAATTAACGGATCGGTTAATAAGCGTGATGATGGTACGAGTGTAACGAAATACGAAGCTCCGAAAGCGCGTCTCATGTCTCTTATCATTGATGGTATCCTTACTCAGAAACTTCCTTGGGGACTAGTTCTTCTTGGCGTGGCCCTCGCCATCGTGCTTGAGCTTTGTGGAATATCCGCTCTTCCATTTGCAGTAGGTGTCTATCTTCCTATCTCGGCCTCAACTCCCATTTTTGTGGGTGGCCTTGTTCGCTGGTTAGTTGAAAGAAAAACAAAGGCCCCTGAATCTGAACTTGAGGCCGATACAGGCCCGGGTGTTCTCTTTTCATCAGGCCTCATCGCTGGTGGATCGATTGCCGGAATTCTTCTCGCCGTTACTCAAATTATGCCAGGCGTATCAGACGCTTTGGATTTTTCGGGGAAAATGGGCGGGATGGCGACATCGGATCTATTTGCGACGCTGGTTTTTGGTGGTGCGGCCGTAATTTTATTTGCTGTTGGACGGAAAAAGCCGAAATTATAG
- a CDS encoding DUF475 domain-containing protein, with amino-acid sequence MQTMMKYYKGSILLSVLGGVCAFFIGQYYSGTVAGGLSALFLATVLSVLEISLSFDNAVVNAIVLKKMTPLWQRRFLTWGVLIAVFGMRLVFPLLLVGVVAHLNPIDALVMAATKPDEYAQIMLSAHVSIAAYGGAFLMMVALKYFFEEGKDVHWISIIEAPIAKLGRMEAVEIGVTLITLYVFSGFQVEHDKMTFLISGVWGIVTYIAVDGIGAFLQSPDETEQLDLNKASIGMFLYLEVLDASFSFDGVVGAFAITNNLFIIMIGLGVGAMFVRSITIMLVDKGTLSEYRYLEHGAFYAIGILAVIMFAGTIQHIPEVITGLLGAAFIALSLLSSIRWNKKHAHS; translated from the coding sequence ATGCAAACCATGATGAAGTATTACAAGGGCTCAATCCTATTGTCCGTTTTGGGAGGCGTGTGCGCTTTCTTTATCGGTCAGTATTATTCGGGCACCGTTGCCGGCGGTCTATCGGCCCTATTTCTAGCAACAGTTCTCAGTGTTCTTGAAATCTCTCTTTCTTTCGACAACGCTGTTGTAAACGCGATCGTTCTTAAGAAGATGACTCCGCTATGGCAGAGACGCTTCCTTACGTGGGGTGTTCTTATCGCAGTATTCGGGATGAGACTTGTCTTCCCTCTACTTCTGGTAGGTGTGGTTGCTCACTTAAATCCAATCGATGCCCTAGTCATGGCCGCAACGAAGCCAGATGAGTACGCACAAATCATGCTTTCAGCTCACGTAAGTATCGCGGCCTACGGTGGCGCGTTCCTTATGATGGTTGCTCTTAAGTACTTCTTCGAAGAAGGTAAAGACGTTCACTGGATCAGCATTATCGAAGCTCCAATTGCTAAACTTGGCCGTATGGAAGCAGTTGAAATCGGTGTGACCCTAATCACTCTTTATGTTTTCTCTGGTTTCCAGGTTGAACACGATAAGATGACTTTCTTAATCAGCGGCGTTTGGGGGATTGTAACCTATATCGCAGTTGATGGAATTGGTGCTTTCCTTCAGTCTCCTGATGAAACTGAACAACTTGATCTGAATAAAGCAAGTATCGGTATGTTCCTTTACCTTGAAGTACTAGATGCTTCATTCTCATTTGACGGTGTAGTTGGTGCATTCGCGATCACAAACAACCTATTCATTATCATGATCGGCCTTGGTGTTGGCGCCATGTTCGTTCGTAGTATCACAATTATGCTGGTAGATAAGGGAACTCTTAGCGAGTATCGCTACCTGGAGCACGGTGCTTTCTACGCGATTGGTATTCTTGCTGTGATCATGTTTGCAGGTACAATTCAGCACATTCCAGAAGTCATTACTGGTCTACTTGGTGCTGCATTTATCGCATTGTCTCTTCTTTCTTCGATTCGTTGGAACAAGAAACACGCTCACTCTTAA
- a CDS encoding CotH kinase family protein, translating into MIFKHLIVLSLALSFLVSAQEEEEKKKRFPKETRERAQELVKKYARPGENVVVIVVPQEDMGKLFLEDATKREKVESKVLIVDDKSVFKGKISPGGQSTLKAETPNLRVKKLENVKGELNSIVGVENISGTTRINPLTMDEGYVATNFYQRALNNFGLVPEDFKLSAQFAKVVYVPIDESGVLLENKKVSAGLHLVNNHPVKFLSEAQSDRYSVEAVGRSRYNVENVTEKLGLKKVDPETETFSSLNSEKKTSPHRVELSWSADDAKKVELQKLLTDVYAAPLNLSGEELFTELSKKMDVDQMFRFMSLNHIMRNGDISDEYFWFTQKDKKTGKTVLRIMPQDGDDLLKGTHMFPFNPQQIGLIGRDKMKISKDFIINLEDPLFRAIKNDPYLYNKYLTSYKKVAQEFSSSDFLDKEMKALGNELKSYSTDADVLLRGASDEVGKVYDQDSFAKRIETIKVALKENADDALKRVDAEIAKSKTSANAQKIRAKRLSCFKASISKLIGK; encoded by the coding sequence ATGATTTTCAAGCATCTAATAGTTCTCTCTTTGGCCCTCTCTTTTCTCGTTTCTGCCCAAGAAGAAGAGGAAAAGAAAAAACGATTTCCGAAAGAAACTCGTGAACGTGCTCAAGAGCTTGTAAAAAAATACGCCAGGCCTGGTGAGAATGTTGTCGTCATTGTGGTTCCACAAGAAGACATGGGAAAACTTTTTCTTGAAGATGCAACGAAACGCGAGAAAGTTGAATCCAAGGTTTTAATTGTTGATGATAAATCTGTCTTCAAAGGAAAAATCAGTCCTGGTGGCCAATCCACTCTGAAGGCCGAAACTCCAAATCTCCGTGTAAAAAAATTAGAGAATGTGAAAGGCGAGTTGAATTCAATTGTCGGTGTTGAGAACATATCTGGCACCACACGAATCAATCCGCTTACAATGGACGAAGGTTACGTCGCAACTAACTTCTATCAACGTGCCTTGAATAACTTCGGTCTTGTTCCAGAGGATTTCAAATTAAGTGCTCAATTTGCAAAGGTGGTTTACGTTCCAATTGACGAAAGCGGTGTTCTGCTTGAAAACAAGAAAGTCAGCGCTGGTCTTCATTTGGTTAATAACCATCCCGTAAAATTTTTGTCTGAGGCCCAATCTGATCGCTACAGTGTTGAAGCGGTTGGACGTTCTCGTTATAACGTAGAAAACGTTACTGAGAAATTGGGGCTCAAGAAGGTTGATCCTGAAACTGAAACTTTCTCTTCACTGAACTCAGAGAAGAAGACCTCTCCTCACCGTGTGGAGTTAAGCTGGTCTGCTGATGATGCCAAGAAAGTTGAGCTGCAAAAACTCCTGACAGATGTGTACGCCGCTCCTCTGAACTTATCAGGGGAAGAGCTGTTCACAGAGCTTTCAAAAAAGATGGATGTGGATCAGATGTTTCGCTTTATGTCTTTGAACCATATCATGCGAAATGGTGATATTTCAGATGAGTATTTCTGGTTTACTCAAAAAGATAAAAAAACTGGTAAAACCGTTTTGAGAATTATGCCTCAGGATGGTGATGATCTATTGAAAGGAACACATATGTTCCCCTTTAATCCTCAGCAGATTGGATTAATTGGACGAGACAAGATGAAAATCTCAAAGGACTTTATCATTAACCTGGAAGATCCTCTGTTTCGTGCGATCAAAAATGATCCTTATCTTTATAACAAGTATCTAACTTCCTATAAGAAAGTTGCCCAAGAATTTTCTTCTTCTGATTTTCTGGATAAAGAGATGAAAGCACTTGGAAACGAATTGAAAAGCTATAGCACCGATGCGGATGTTCTTTTGAGAGGCGCCTCTGATGAAGTTGGCAAAGTTTATGATCAGGACTCTTTTGCTAAAAGAATTGAAACGATTAAAGTGGCGCTGAAAGAAAATGCAGATGATGCCTTGAAGAGAGTAGACGCAGAAATTGCCAAATCGAAAACTTCGGCCAATGCTCAAAAAATCCGTGCTAAGCGATTGAGTTGTTTTAAGGCCAGTATTAGCAAATTAATTGGTAAGTGA
- a CDS encoding carbonic anhydrase has product MLEAINLNDIKSPADEALDNLMKGNERFMNNMRINRNLLQQVQETKEGQQPYAVIISCMDSRTSPELIFDQGLGDIFSIRIAGNVVTPEIIGSAEYACKVVGSKLIMVLGHHGCGAVKGALDNVKLGHLPTITDRIQFHAYKGATVEEVTVNNVKAGMRTLHQKSDILNQLANDQEIRIVGGVYDISTGEVEFIGDHHEC; this is encoded by the coding sequence ATGTTGGAAGCCATTAATCTTAATGATATTAAAAGTCCGGCCGATGAGGCCCTGGATAATCTGATGAAGGGCAATGAGCGCTTCATGAATAATATGAGAATCAACCGTAACCTTCTTCAACAGGTTCAAGAAACCAAAGAAGGCCAACAACCTTACGCTGTCATTATTAGTTGTATGGATTCGAGAACGTCTCCTGAGCTGATTTTTGACCAAGGTCTCGGTGATATCTTCAGTATCCGAATCGCGGGTAACGTAGTTACTCCGGAGATTATCGGAAGTGCCGAATATGCCTGCAAAGTAGTGGGTTCTAAACTCATTATGGTTCTTGGCCACCACGGATGTGGTGCCGTTAAAGGGGCCCTCGATAACGTTAAACTTGGTCACTTACCGACAATTACAGACCGTATTCAATTTCACGCCTATAAGGGCGCGACAGTTGAAGAAGTAACTGTAAATAACGTCAAGGCCGGAATGCGCACTCTTCACCAGAAGTCAGACATTCTAAATCAATTGGCCAATGATCAGGAAATCAGAATCGTGGGTGGCGTTTATGACATCTCAACAGGTGAAGTTGAATTCATCGGAGATCATCATGAGTGCTAA
- a CDS encoding YoaK family protein, whose protein sequence is MIHLFLNDLYKKKFVFLWMILSFKAGYLNAAGFLATGKFVSHVTGFGTQMGVSMAHEDYYFGAELLIIPLAFIFGSMIPALILDRNYDDRKIPPYPAVQFLITMLLGVIFFLGTSGWFGDFSTPTDDLHDIILIGLLCLVCGMKNGLTTWATYGKIRTTHLTGLATDIGLHLPKIFRGGIRSRFPEQRRVNTVRIATFVSFTVGSLVAAFIFPKYDFYGFIFPFILSVGLLAVSFVNYNEAKREHTVGDEKTKVA, encoded by the coding sequence ATGATACATCTCTTTCTTAATGATCTATATAAGAAGAAATTTGTTTTTCTTTGGATGATCCTGTCTTTCAAGGCCGGTTACTTAAATGCGGCCGGATTTCTGGCCACGGGGAAATTTGTTTCTCACGTAACGGGATTCGGAACGCAAATGGGTGTTTCAATGGCACACGAAGATTACTACTTTGGGGCAGAGCTTTTGATTATCCCGCTGGCGTTTATTTTTGGTTCGATGATTCCGGCCCTGATCTTAGACAGAAACTATGACGACAGGAAGATTCCGCCCTATCCGGCCGTTCAGTTTCTTATAACAATGCTCCTAGGTGTGATCTTCTTTCTCGGCACAAGTGGCTGGTTCGGAGACTTTAGTACTCCAACAGATGATTTACATGACATCATACTGATCGGGCTCCTGTGTCTAGTGTGCGGGATGAAGAATGGTCTAACGACTTGGGCGACCTATGGAAAGATTAGAACGACTCACTTAACGGGTCTGGCGACAGATATTGGTCTACACTTACCGAAGATTTTCCGTGGAGGAATTAGAAGCAGATTTCCAGAACAAAGAAGAGTCAATACGGTAAGAATCGCAACGTTCGTAAGTTTTACAGTTGGGTCTCTGGTAGCTGCCTTTATCTTTCCGAAATACGACTTTTACGGGTTTATTTTCCCTTTCATTTTATCGGTTGGATTACTGGCAGTGTCTTTCGTTAATTATAATGAGGCCAAACGCGAGCATACTGTGGGTGATGAAAAAACCAAAGTGGCCTAG
- a CDS encoding vWA domain-containing protein, with the protein MLKTSALLGMALLSSQSFAVDDFKVLEIKASNPANIKVNFRVDNPTSKTRPNLSGISPLKIDKILIKENNTPISTAEGSKAAFVTCSSCSTNIIHMSLDYSDSVRDQYYTLVNSALDFINKMSIAPGATFVRVSFFAGDNMLYNPKGYQNYYFDLATMKDILKSYTCNDFTLDGAKNGTTLCNSDNSTRLNSAVFDNIAALEGAKMEFDKKFANPSYTSVIISDGKNFDDGVSIETVANSVRAFREKQGRVFAVAMNSRESDVNYFTKIQPDKIYKFKNLSKLSGKLVEVFEDLNNALPVYYSLRICSARRGGLVNLNISSKSYNLETTLSQIDATNFKGGCSIENDNQWNF; encoded by the coding sequence ATGTTAAAGACATCAGCTTTATTAGGAATGGCTCTTTTAAGCTCACAATCATTTGCCGTAGATGATTTCAAAGTTTTAGAGATCAAGGCCTCTAATCCAGCAAACATTAAAGTGAATTTTAGAGTTGATAACCCAACCTCAAAGACGAGACCAAATCTTTCAGGGATTTCACCGCTTAAAATTGATAAGATTCTTATAAAAGAAAACAATACTCCTATCTCTACTGCCGAAGGTTCGAAAGCGGCCTTCGTAACTTGTTCAAGCTGCTCTACGAACATCATTCACATGTCACTAGATTACTCTGACTCGGTTAGAGATCAGTATTATACGCTGGTGAACAGTGCCTTAGACTTTATCAACAAAATGAGCATCGCTCCCGGCGCGACTTTCGTTCGCGTAAGCTTCTTCGCGGGAGACAATATGCTTTATAATCCTAAGGGATATCAAAACTACTACTTCGATCTGGCGACCATGAAAGACATCCTTAAAAGTTATACTTGTAATGACTTTACTTTGGATGGTGCTAAGAACGGAACAACCCTTTGTAACAGTGATAACTCAACAAGACTTAACTCTGCCGTATTTGATAACATTGCCGCACTTGAAGGCGCGAAAATGGAATTCGATAAAAAGTTTGCAAACCCGTCTTACACGTCAGTAATCATCTCAGATGGTAAGAACTTTGATGACGGTGTCTCTATTGAAACGGTGGCGAACTCAGTAAGAGCTTTCCGTGAAAAACAAGGTCGCGTGTTCGCAGTTGCCATGAACTCAAGAGAAAGTGACGTGAATTACTTCACAAAAATTCAGCCAGACAAGATTTATAAATTCAAAAATCTGAGTAAATTGTCAGGTAAGTTGGTTGAAGTTTTCGAAGACCTGAACAATGCTCTACCGGTGTACTACAGCCTTCGTATCTGTTCAGCTCGTCGAGGTGGTCTGGTAAACTTAAACATTTCATCTAAATCGTACAACCTGGAGACGACTTTATCACAAATCGATGCAACAAACTTCAAAGGTGGCTGTAGCATTGAAAATGATAACCAGTGGAATTTTTAA
- a CDS encoding GNAT family N-acetyltransferase, with the protein MIEQYWNEVFGDFKNPSGKFEIPGFPEPMLSTHFGIRNIIGPTDKPTKQSFKICMFGPLHQQEEATFEELGKAISKGIYWRHQVRHNSEVLPFIKRFLPFVLTLETPHYHFFVRDDENILATAIVGVSESGMFLFNLSVDPDYRKMGLAREIIKKARGAFPEKPLFYWTVHPWLRFDSKVLDYHLLSD; encoded by the coding sequence ATGATTGAGCAATACTGGAATGAGGTATTTGGAGATTTTAAAAATCCCAGTGGTAAGTTTGAAATCCCAGGATTCCCGGAACCAATGCTTTCAACCCATTTTGGTATACGAAATATCATAGGTCCGACAGATAAACCTACTAAACAAAGTTTTAAAATTTGCATGTTTGGGCCTCTTCACCAGCAAGAAGAGGCGACCTTTGAAGAATTAGGAAAAGCAATTTCAAAAGGAATCTATTGGAGACATCAGGTCCGTCACAATTCAGAGGTCTTACCCTTTATTAAACGGTTTTTACCTTTTGTGTTAACTCTTGAAACTCCACATTATCATTTCTTTGTTAGAGATGATGAAAACATTTTGGCGACTGCGATTGTGGGAGTTTCGGAGAGTGGGATGTTCTTATTTAATCTTTCGGTAGACCCAGATTATAGAAAAATGGGACTGGCCAGAGAGATAATTAAAAAGGCCAGGGGGGCCTTCCCAGAAAAACCTTTGTTTTACTGGACCGTGCACCCCTGGCTTCGCTTTGATTCTAAAGTTTTAGACTACCATCTACTCAGTGATTAA
- a CDS encoding cytochrome P450: MKITKTGQSFLDFKKQASTAEFPDAFSNYIRSYGEVYFWEKGNFHVITKAHHAKEILTSEDYSADRGPFFISRMPNLDLRLIGDFFGVVKKMMVMSDDSTHSNMRKLAAGGFEDHILEKFTAKLQTTVKGLVNDIKGKSHFDFVETVAKKLPSVVLADLFSIPDEDRAQFLQWSNTMTGFFGGASQYRNEDGIEVNSAALSLKTYFTKLIEERRQNPGEDYVSITLRAQPMLKLTNDEVISQLIMMLVAGMATTTDQISNIMFLLATNPKVQQEVRDNVALVPQMLEECKRIDPAVTFIFRVARKATQVGSQSILPGDVMFISTHAINRDLPLDQFPEELNIHRKVPNFAYGHGPHYCIGAKLARMEMKTLFEELFKVIPAFEIDSDIESVRDHYSLSFSGFKNLQLRLV, from the coding sequence ATGAAGATCACTAAAACGGGCCAATCATTTTTAGACTTTAAAAAACAAGCGTCTACTGCAGAATTTCCAGATGCATTCAGTAACTACATCCGTAGCTATGGTGAAGTCTACTTTTGGGAAAAGGGCAACTTCCATGTGATTACAAAGGCCCATCATGCAAAAGAAATCCTAACCAGCGAGGACTATAGTGCAGACCGTGGCCCATTTTTTATCTCTCGAATGCCCAATCTTGATTTACGTCTAATAGGGGATTTTTTCGGTGTCGTTAAGAAAATGATGGTGATGAGTGATGATAGTACCCACTCCAACATGAGAAAACTCGCCGCCGGCGGTTTCGAAGACCATATTCTTGAGAAGTTCACTGCTAAATTGCAGACAACTGTAAAGGGTCTCGTTAACGATATAAAAGGTAAGTCACATTTTGATTTCGTAGAAACGGTTGCTAAAAAACTACCATCAGTTGTTCTTGCTGACTTATTTAGTATTCCGGATGAAGATCGAGCTCAGTTCCTTCAATGGTCCAATACGATGACTGGATTTTTTGGCGGGGCCTCTCAATATAGAAATGAAGACGGCATTGAAGTAAACTCGGCCGCTCTTTCACTTAAAACATATTTTACAAAACTTATTGAAGAAAGACGGCAGAATCCTGGAGAAGATTACGTTTCAATTACTCTTCGGGCCCAGCCGATGCTAAAGCTAACAAATGACGAAGTAATATCTCAGTTAATCATGATGCTGGTTGCAGGCATGGCCACTACTACCGATCAAATTAGTAACATCATGTTCCTTTTGGCAACAAACCCAAAGGTTCAACAAGAGGTAAGAGATAATGTCGCATTGGTTCCACAAATGCTTGAAGAATGTAAGAGAATTGATCCCGCGGTTACCTTCATTTTCAGAGTGGCACGCAAAGCTACGCAAGTGGGAAGTCAGTCCATTCTTCCTGGGGACGTTATGTTTATCTCCACTCATGCCATTAATCGTGATCTTCCTCTTGATCAGTTCCCAGAAGAATTAAATATTCATCGCAAAGTGCCTAACTTCGCTTACGGACATGGACCTCACTACTGTATTGGAGCAAAGCTTGCTCGTATGGAAATGAAGACACTGTTTGAAGAATTATTTAAAGTGATCCCGGCCTTTGAGATCGATTCGGATATTGAATCGGTTAGGGATCATTACTCATTGTCATTTTCAGGTTTCAAAAATCTACAGTTGAGATTGGTATGA
- a CDS encoding DEAD/DEAH box helicase — MYKLRPYQQEAVDNTIKYFQKKRDPALIVLPTGAGKSLVIAEMARIARGRVMVLAHVKELVEQNYLKYTSYGLEAGIFSASLGKKDWDQKAIFGSVQSVARAPEEFFQGFSLLVIDECHRVAEDGDTQYQEVIEQLRKNNPNICILGLTATPYRLGLGWIYEYSHTGELKTEQQRFFKQCLYELPLSYMIKNKFLTPPVKVDIPVTCYDFSELSDKNRMYTQSEVEELLKNQKRLTPLIVKNIIDITERFNRQGVMIFSASVKHAEEILSYLPEGEARLVVGDTEISERDEIVQEFKDKKFKYLVNVSVLTTGFDAPHVDVIAILRPTESNSLYQQIVGRGLRLEPGKTDCFILDYTGMGHDIYTPEISDKRPAKESVPVFVPCPKCGFENTFWGLTDYDGDIIEHYGRKCRGAEHDVATLKVTPCGYRFRYKLCHACGTENDVTARACEKCDATLIDADSKLKQAKLSKNAHVLTPDKITFEERLDKNSNPYLEVRYYDADAKYLSEAHFFSNQSSFKKFQINFLRSHLRRPELSTAMTTPQDVIKYQKLLRLPSFVIARKQDKFWKITEKVFAEEL, encoded by the coding sequence ATGTACAAACTCAGACCCTATCAGCAGGAAGCTGTTGATAATACGATTAAATACTTCCAGAAAAAGCGCGATCCGGCGCTGATTGTGCTTCCTACAGGAGCGGGAAAAAGTCTTGTCATTGCTGAGATGGCCAGAATCGCTCGGGGCCGAGTGATGGTTCTAGCTCACGTAAAAGAGCTGGTTGAACAAAACTACCTCAAATACACGAGCTATGGTTTAGAAGCCGGAATTTTCTCTGCAAGTTTGGGAAAAAAAGATTGGGATCAGAAAGCCATCTTCGGAAGTGTTCAATCTGTTGCCCGAGCACCCGAAGAATTCTTCCAAGGTTTCTCACTTCTCGTCATTGATGAATGCCATCGTGTGGCCGAAGATGGAGACACTCAGTATCAGGAAGTTATTGAACAGCTTCGTAAAAATAATCCAAACATCTGCATCCTTGGGTTGACAGCGACTCCCTATCGATTGGGCCTGGGCTGGATCTATGAATACTCGCATACCGGAGAATTAAAGACCGAACAGCAACGCTTCTTTAAGCAATGTCTGTATGAGTTACCTCTAAGCTACATGATTAAAAACAAGTTTCTGACTCCGCCAGTGAAAGTGGATATTCCAGTGACTTGTTATGATTTCTCAGAACTCTCAGATAAAAACCGTATGTACACGCAGTCTGAGGTGGAAGAACTTTTAAAAAATCAAAAGCGTCTCACTCCCCTGATTGTAAAGAACATCATCGACATCACTGAGCGCTTCAATCGCCAGGGTGTGATGATATTTAGCGCCAGTGTGAAGCACGCCGAAGAAATTCTTTCATATCTTCCAGAGGGCGAAGCACGCCTGGTGGTGGGAGATACTGAAATATCTGAACGAGATGAGATTGTTCAGGAATTCAAAGACAAAAAGTTTAAATACCTTGTTAACGTTTCAGTGTTAACAACTGGTTTTGATGCTCCTCACGTAGATGTAATCGCGATCCTTCGTCCAACGGAATCAAATAGCCTTTATCAGCAAATTGTGGGGCGTGGTCTTCGCCTTGAACCAGGTAAAACAGATTGTTTCATTCTGGATTATACAGGTATGGGACACGACATCTATACGCCGGAGATCAGCGATAAAAGGCCCGCAAAAGAATCAGTGCCTGTATTTGTACCTTGTCCTAAGTGTGGCTTTGAAAACACTTTCTGGGGTCTTACAGACTACGATGGCGACATTATCGAACACTATGGACGCAAATGCCGTGGGGCCGAACATGACGTGGCGACATTAAAGGTCACCCCTTGTGGTTACCGCTTTCGTTATAAACTTTGCCATGCTTGTGGGACTGAGAATGATGTTACGGCCCGGGCCTGTGAAAAATGTGATGCGACTTTGATAGATGCAGATTCAAAGCTTAAACAGGCGAAGCTCTCAAAGAATGCTCATGTACTGACACCGGATAAAATTACCTTTGAAGAACGCTTGGATAAGAACTCAAATCCATATCTGGAAGTTCGATATTACGATGCTGACGCCAAATATCTGAGTGAGGCCCACTTTTTCAGTAACCAATCTTCATTTAAAAAATTTCAAATTAACTTTTTACGTTCGCATTTAAGACGACCAGAACTTTCAACGGCCATGACGACTCCACAGGATGTCATCAAGTATCAGAAACTTCTCCGCCTACCTTCGTTTGTTATTGCTCGTAAGCAAGACAAGTTTTGGAAGATTACGGAAAAGGTGTTTGCTGAGGAACTTTAA